A window from Pseudomonas alloputida encodes these proteins:
- the flgA gene encoding flagellar basal body P-ring formation chaperone FlgA, producing the protein MHTKTTFSRRLTRLLTGPLATLCLLMPGVRTVANAFTLPEQLIGVTQGFLEFTVEDYLSTTQTAGRYEIQVNPLDPRLRMPLCSQQLDASLESPAQPLGRVTVRIRCNGAAPWTVFVPATVRLFRDVVVVTRPLKRDNTVGEGDVALRERDVGTLGQGFLTELDQAVGMKMLRPTVIDQVLTPQHLEQAEVVRKGDQVVIIARSGSLSVRMPGEALSKGGLSEQIRVRNLNSKRVVKARVTGPGQVEVSM; encoded by the coding sequence ATGCACACGAAAACGACATTTTCCCGACGATTGACACGCCTGCTGACTGGCCCGCTGGCCACGCTGTGCCTGCTGATGCCCGGCGTTCGCACGGTGGCGAACGCGTTCACCTTGCCTGAACAGCTTATCGGTGTCACCCAAGGGTTTCTTGAATTCACCGTTGAAGATTATCTGTCCACCACCCAGACTGCCGGCCGCTATGAAATCCAGGTCAACCCGCTGGACCCACGCCTGCGCATGCCGTTGTGCAGCCAGCAGCTGGACGCCTCACTGGAAAGCCCGGCCCAGCCGCTGGGCCGTGTGACGGTACGGATACGCTGCAACGGCGCAGCACCGTGGACGGTATTCGTGCCGGCCACCGTGCGACTTTTCCGCGACGTGGTGGTGGTGACCCGCCCGCTCAAGCGCGACAACACGGTCGGCGAAGGTGACGTGGCCCTGCGCGAGCGCGATGTCGGCACCCTGGGCCAGGGCTTTCTGACCGAGCTGGACCAGGCGGTGGGCATGAAGATGCTGCGCCCCACGGTGATCGACCAGGTGCTCACCCCGCAACATCTGGAACAGGCCGAGGTGGTGCGCAAGGGTGACCAGGTGGTGATCATTGCCCGCAGTGGCAGCCTGAGTGTGCGCATGCCGGGCGAAGCCTTGAGCAAGGGCGGCCTGAGCGAGCAGATTCGGGTACGCAACCTCAATTCCAAACGCGTGGTCAAGGCCAGGGTGACCGGCCCGGGCCAGGTCGAGGTCAGTATGTAG
- a CDS encoding chemotaxis protein CheV codes for MAGVMDSVNQRTQLVGQNRLELLLFRLNGEQLYGINVFKVREVLQCPALTLLPKAHPVVRGVANIRGATIPILDLSMATGLRPLQEDTRNSFVIITEYNTKTQGFLVHSVERIVNMNWEEIHPPPKGTGRDHYLTAVTRVDNRMVEIIDVEKVLAEVSPSSESVSAGVIDAEVQDKAVLMRVLTVDDSSVARKQVSRCLQTVGVEVVALNDGRQALNYLRQLVDEGKKPEEEFLMMISDIEMPEMDGYTLTAEIRSDPRMQKLHICLHTSLSGVFNQAMVKKVGADDFLAKFKPDDLAQRVVDRIKAAH; via the coding sequence ATGGCGGGTGTTATGGATTCGGTCAACCAGCGCACGCAGCTGGTGGGGCAGAATCGCCTGGAATTGCTGCTGTTCCGCCTCAATGGCGAACAGCTTTACGGCATCAATGTGTTCAAGGTCAGGGAAGTACTGCAATGCCCTGCGCTGACCCTGCTGCCCAAGGCGCACCCTGTGGTGCGTGGCGTTGCCAATATTCGCGGGGCGACCATCCCGATCCTCGACTTGTCGATGGCCACCGGGTTGCGGCCGTTGCAGGAAGACACACGCAACAGCTTCGTGATCATCACCGAGTACAACACCAAGACCCAAGGCTTCCTGGTGCATTCGGTGGAGCGCATCGTCAACATGAACTGGGAAGAGATCCATCCGCCACCCAAGGGTACCGGCCGTGATCACTACCTGACCGCTGTCACCCGGGTGGACAACCGCATGGTCGAGATCATCGACGTGGAGAAGGTGCTGGCCGAAGTGTCGCCGTCGTCCGAGTCGGTATCGGCCGGTGTGATCGATGCCGAAGTGCAGGACAAGGCGGTGTTGATGCGGGTGCTGACCGTCGATGACTCGTCGGTGGCGCGCAAGCAGGTCAGCCGTTGCCTGCAGACCGTAGGGGTCGAGGTGGTGGCGCTCAATGATGGCCGTCAGGCTCTGAACTACCTGCGTCAGCTGGTGGATGAGGGCAAAAAGCCGGAAGAAGAGTTCCTGATGATGATCTCGGACATTGAAATGCCGGAAATGGACGGTTATACGCTAACCGCAGAGATTCGCAGCGATCCGCGCATGCAAAAATTGCACATCTGCCTGCATACTTCGCTTTCCGGGGTGTTCAACCAGGCAATGGTCAAGAAGGTCGGTGCCGATGACTTCCTGGCCAAGTTCAAGCCGGATGACCTGGCCCAGCGGGTGGTCGACCGGATCAAGGCAGCGCATTGA
- the cheR gene encoding protein-glutamate O-methyltransferase CheR: protein MSTGNLDFEQFRVFLEKACGILLGENKQYLVSSRLNKLMEQQGIKSLGELVQRIQAQPRGGLREQVVDAMTTNETLWFRDTYPFEVLKNKVIPEFIRNNPGQRLRMWSAACSSGQEPYSISMAIDEFERSNLGQLKMGAQIVATDLSGTMLTNCKTGEYDSLAIARGLSQERLQRYFDPKGPGRWAVKPAIRSRVEFRSFNLLDSYASLGKFDIVFCRNVLIYFSAQVKKDILLRIHSTLKPGGYLFLGASEALNGLPDHYQMVQCSPGIIYQAK from the coding sequence GTGTCTACGGGTAATTTGGATTTCGAACAGTTCCGGGTCTTCCTGGAGAAAGCCTGTGGCATCCTGCTGGGCGAGAATAAGCAGTACCTGGTTTCCAGCCGTCTCAACAAGCTGATGGAACAACAGGGCATCAAGAGCCTGGGTGAGCTGGTGCAGCGCATTCAGGCCCAGCCGCGCGGCGGTTTGCGCGAGCAGGTGGTCGATGCCATGACCACCAACGAGACCCTGTGGTTTCGCGACACCTACCCGTTCGAGGTGTTGAAGAACAAGGTGATCCCCGAGTTCATCCGCAACAACCCCGGCCAGCGCCTGCGCATGTGGTCGGCGGCCTGTTCGTCGGGGCAGGAGCCGTATTCCATTTCAATGGCGATCGACGAGTTCGAGCGCAGCAACCTCGGCCAGTTGAAGATGGGGGCGCAGATCGTCGCCACCGATCTCTCCGGCACCATGCTGACCAACTGCAAGACCGGCGAATACGACAGCCTGGCGATTGCCCGCGGCCTGTCCCAGGAACGCCTGCAGCGCTACTTCGATCCAAAGGGGCCGGGGCGTTGGGCGGTCAAGCCGGCGATTCGCAGCCGTGTCGAGTTCCGCTCGTTCAACCTGCTCGACAGCTATGCCAGTCTGGGCAAGTTCGACATCGTGTTTTGTCGCAATGTGCTGATCTATTTCTCGGCGCAGGTGAAGAAGGACATCCTGCTGCGCATTCACAGTACCCTCAAGCCCGGTGGCTACCTGTTCCTCGGCGCCTCGGAAGCGCTGAACGGCTTGCCGGACCATTACCAGATGGTGCAGTGCAGCCCGGGGATCATCTACCAGGCCAAGTAA
- the flgB gene encoding flagellar basal body rod protein FlgB has protein sequence MSISFDKALGIHEKALGFRAQRAEVLANNIANADTPNYKARDMDFASVLAAESDKQQSGGRFNLDRTNSRHIEAEGLAMADETLKYRTPLQPSIDQNTVDAQIEQSNYTENAIGFQASFTLLNSKFKGLVSALRGE, from the coding sequence ATGAGCATCAGCTTCGACAAGGCGCTTGGTATTCACGAAAAAGCACTGGGCTTCCGCGCCCAGCGCGCTGAAGTGCTGGCCAACAACATCGCCAACGCCGACACGCCCAACTACAAGGCCCGTGACATGGACTTCGCCTCGGTGCTCGCAGCCGAAAGCGACAAGCAGCAGAGCGGCGGCCGCTTCAACCTTGACCGGACCAACAGCCGGCACATCGAAGCTGAGGGCCTGGCCATGGCCGATGAAACCCTCAAGTACCGCACGCCGCTGCAGCCGTCGATCGACCAGAACACCGTGGATGCGCAGATCGAACAATCGAACTACACGGAAAACGCGATTGGCTTCCAGGCCAGCTTCACCTTGCTCAACAGTAAATTCAAAGGGCTGGTTTCCGCCCTGCGGGGAGAATGA
- the flgC gene encoding flagellar basal body rod protein FlgC, giving the protein MSLSSVFNIAGSGMSAQNTRLNTVASNIANAETVSSSIDQTYRARHPVFATTFQNAQAGSSQSLFEDQGEAGQGVQVKGIVEDQSTLEARYEPNHPAANKDGYVYYPNVNVVEEMADMISASRAFQTNAELMNTAKNMMQKVLTLGQ; this is encoded by the coding sequence ATGTCCCTTTCCAGTGTCTTCAACATTGCCGGTAGCGGCATGAGCGCACAGAACACGCGTCTGAACACCGTGGCGTCCAACATCGCCAACGCCGAGACCGTGTCTTCGAGCATCGACCAGACGTACCGCGCCCGCCACCCGGTGTTCGCCACCACCTTCCAGAATGCGCAGGCCGGTAGCAGCCAGTCGCTGTTCGAAGACCAGGGCGAGGCAGGGCAGGGCGTGCAGGTAAAAGGCATCGTCGAAGACCAGAGCACCCTTGAAGCACGCTACGAGCCGAACCACCCGGCGGCGAACAAGGACGGCTACGTCTACTACCCGAACGTCAATGTGGTCGAGGAGATGGCTGACATGATCTCCGCCAGCCGCGCGTTTCAGACCAACGCTGAACTGATGAACACGGCCAAGAACATGATGCAGAAAGTGCTGACCCTGGGGCAGTGA
- the flgD gene encoding flagellar hook assembly protein FlgD, whose translation MTTTNSTTDVGSAYLTSLQKQTSKTDSSTGAAGSALGKDAFLQLLVTQMQNQNPLDPQENGEFVAQLAQFSSLESMQSLNDAVTYIAAGLQSSQALQASSLVGRNVIVQTDKAVVDTSKDMKGSVNLTSSSTSTSVGIYDKDDKLVRTIELGTQKSGSIDFTWDGLNDDGEVAAAGTYTFKATASIDGKATAMTTNLPASVTSVTMGSNGSEMTLNLAGLGSVALSKIQSIGI comes from the coding sequence ATGACCACCACCAATTCCACTACAGACGTCGGCAGCGCATACCTGACCTCGCTGCAGAAGCAGACGTCCAAGACTGACAGCTCTACCGGCGCCGCCGGCAGCGCGCTGGGCAAGGACGCGTTCCTGCAGTTGCTGGTCACCCAGATGCAGAACCAGAACCCGCTCGACCCGCAGGAAAACGGCGAGTTCGTGGCCCAGTTGGCGCAGTTCAGCAGCCTGGAAAGCATGCAGTCGCTGAACGACGCTGTGACCTACATCGCGGCCGGGCTGCAATCTTCCCAGGCCTTGCAGGCCTCCTCGCTGGTCGGGCGCAATGTCATTGTCCAGACCGACAAGGCTGTGGTCGATACCAGCAAGGACATGAAGGGCTCGGTCAACCTGACGTCGTCCAGTACCTCCACCTCGGTGGGGATCTACGACAAGGACGACAAGCTGGTGCGCACCATCGAACTCGGTACCCAGAAGTCTGGCAGCATCGACTTTACCTGGGATGGCCTGAACGATGACGGTGAAGTCGCGGCCGCCGGGACCTACACCTTCAAGGCCACCGCCTCGATCGATGGCAAGGCCACGGCCATGACCACCAACCTGCCGGCCTCGGTTACCAGTGTGACCATGGGTAGCAACGGTTCGGAGATGACGCTCAACCTGGCCGGGCTGGGCAGTGTTGCGCTTTCCAAAATCCAAAGCATCGGCATCTAG
- the flgE gene encoding flagellar hook protein FlgE, protein MSFNIGLSGLYAANKALNVTGNNIANVATTGFKSSRAEFADQYSNSIRGTSAGKTVIGTGVKTAAVSQLFTPGNINATGQALDMAIDGNGFFALNDNGSKIYTRAGAFYSDKAGYVVNASGANLQGYAVGEDGKIIQGILTDLQIDTSNLTPKPTSLITEKINLNSAATSPSVTPFDPTNASSYNFTFNTPVFDSQGNEHQMNQYFIKDDATNTWSMHTTIDGRNPANPASTTPLVNAVPFKSDGTLDKDAMTAGDVAGGLSIGEDKIFQLNDWIPAQKNAAGEWSANGAIANADGVKLDMLGATQYNASSAEIAKTQDGFATGELSGLSIDQNGYLFASFTNGKDKVIGQVAIANFANLQGLTPIGGTNWKESYASGVPVIGAPDTGTLGQISGGALEDSNVDLTGELVNLIKAQSNYQANAKTISTESTIMQTIIQMT, encoded by the coding sequence ATGTCTTTCAATATCGGCCTTAGCGGCCTCTATGCAGCAAACAAGGCCCTGAACGTTACCGGCAACAACATTGCCAACGTTGCCACCACCGGCTTCAAGTCGTCGCGTGCCGAGTTCGCCGACCAGTACTCCAACTCCATTCGCGGCACCAGCGCGGGCAAGACCGTGATCGGCACCGGGGTAAAGACTGCCGCGGTGTCGCAGCTGTTCACGCCAGGCAATATCAACGCCACCGGCCAGGCGCTGGACATGGCTATCGATGGCAACGGCTTCTTTGCCCTGAACGACAACGGCTCGAAGATCTACACCCGTGCGGGCGCTTTCTACAGCGACAAGGCCGGTTATGTGGTGAATGCTTCGGGTGCCAACCTGCAGGGTTATGCGGTCGGCGAGGACGGCAAGATCATCCAGGGCATCCTGACTGACCTGCAGATCGATACTTCCAACCTGACGCCGAAGCCGACCAGCCTCATCACCGAGAAGATCAACCTGAACTCGGCTGCGACCTCCCCGTCGGTGACGCCCTTCGATCCCACCAATGCCAGTTCCTACAACTTCACGTTCAATACCCCGGTGTTCGACAGCCAGGGTAATGAACACCAGATGAACCAGTACTTCATCAAGGACGACGCGACCAATACCTGGTCCATGCACACCACTATCGATGGCCGCAACCCGGCCAATCCGGCCTCCACCACGCCGCTGGTCAACGCCGTGCCGTTCAAGTCCGATGGTACGCTGGACAAGGATGCAATGACTGCGGGTGACGTCGCGGGCGGCCTGAGCATTGGCGAAGACAAGATCTTCCAGCTCAACGACTGGATCCCGGCGCAGAAAAACGCCGCTGGAGAGTGGTCGGCCAATGGCGCCATCGCCAACGCGGACGGTGTGAAGCTGGACATGCTGGGTGCCACCCAATACAACGCGTCGTCCGCAGAAATCGCCAAAACCCAGGATGGCTTCGCCACCGGTGAGCTGTCGGGGCTGAGCATCGACCAGAACGGCTACCTGTTTGCCAGCTTCACCAACGGCAAGGACAAGGTGATCGGCCAGGTGGCGATTGCCAACTTCGCCAACCTGCAGGGCCTGACGCCGATTGGCGGTACCAACTGGAAAGAGTCCTATGCCTCGGGCGTGCCGGTGATCGGCGCTCCGGACACCGGTACCCTCGGCCAGATTTCCGGTGGTGCCCTGGAGGACTCCAACGTCGACCTGACCGGCGAGCTGGTAAACCTGATCAAGGCGCAGAGCAACTACCAGGCCAATGCCAAGACCATTTCCACTGAAAGCACCATCATGCAGACCATCATTCAGATGACCTGA
- the flgF gene encoding flagellar basal-body rod protein FlgF: protein MDKLLYVAMTGASQNALAQKAHANNLANISTNGFQRDLEQARSMPVFGDSFPARAFAMTERPATDFSEGPLVETGRDLDVAVTGKGFIAVQAPDGSEAYVRTGSLNIDALGVLRAGNGMPVIGNGGPIAIPPEQKVEVGADGTISIRSMGEDPRVMAEVDRIKLVNPDTKGLTKGLDGLIHTTSGQPADADVNVRVVAGFLEGSNVNAVEEMTSVLALSRQFELHVKMMNTAKEGDEAMARVLQIG, encoded by the coding sequence GTGGACAAGTTGCTTTATGTGGCCATGACCGGCGCCAGCCAGAACGCGCTGGCGCAGAAGGCCCACGCCAACAACCTGGCGAACATTTCCACCAACGGTTTTCAGCGCGACCTGGAGCAGGCCCGCTCGATGCCGGTGTTCGGTGACAGCTTTCCGGCGCGTGCATTCGCCATGACCGAGCGCCCGGCCACCGACTTCAGTGAAGGCCCGTTGGTCGAAACTGGCCGCGACCTTGACGTGGCGGTGACCGGCAAAGGCTTTATCGCCGTGCAGGCGCCGGACGGCAGCGAAGCCTATGTGCGTACCGGTAGCCTGAACATCGATGCCCTCGGTGTGCTGCGTGCCGGCAATGGCATGCCGGTGATCGGCAACGGTGGCCCGATCGCCATCCCGCCGGAGCAGAAAGTGGAAGTGGGTGCCGACGGCACCATCAGCATCCGCTCCATGGGTGAAGACCCGCGGGTGATGGCCGAGGTCGACCGCATCAAACTGGTCAACCCGGACACCAAAGGCCTGACGAAGGGCCTGGACGGTCTGATCCATACCACTTCCGGCCAGCCGGCCGATGCCGACGTCAACGTGCGGGTGGTGGCTGGCTTCCTGGAAGGCAGCAATGTCAACGCTGTCGAGGAAATGACCTCGGTGCTGGCGCTGTCCCGCCAGTTCGAACTGCACGTCAAGATGATGAATACGGCCAAGGAAGGCGACGAAGCCATGGCTCGGGTTTTGCAAATCGGCTAA
- the flgG gene encoding flagellar basal-body rod protein FlgG, producing the protein MLPALWVAKTGLSAQDTNLTVISNNLANVSTTGFKRDRAEFADLLYQIKRQPGAQSTQDSELPSGLQVGTGVRIVGTQKSFVAGSLQTTDNPLDMAVNGRGFFQILQPDGTVSYTRDGTFHLNSDGQIVTDNGYALEPAIVVPNDAQTFTVGQDGTVSITTAGNPAAQVIGNIQTADFINPAGLQAIGDNLFLETAASGAPQVGTPGLNGFGTTLQQTLENSNVSTVEELVNMITTQRAYEMNSKVISTADQMLSFVTQQL; encoded by the coding sequence ATGCTTCCGGCTCTTTGGGTCGCTAAAACCGGCCTGTCCGCTCAGGACACCAACCTGACGGTCATTTCCAACAACCTGGCCAACGTCTCGACCACCGGCTTCAAGCGTGATCGCGCCGAATTCGCAGACCTGCTCTACCAGATCAAGCGCCAGCCTGGTGCCCAGTCGACCCAGGACAGCGAGCTGCCCTCGGGCCTGCAGGTCGGTACCGGTGTGCGTATCGTGGGCACCCAGAAAAGCTTCGTTGCCGGCAGCCTGCAAACCACCGACAACCCGCTGGACATGGCAGTCAACGGCCGCGGTTTCTTCCAGATCCTGCAGCCGGACGGCACCGTGTCGTATACCCGTGACGGTACCTTCCACCTGAACTCCGACGGCCAGATCGTCACTGACAACGGCTACGCCCTGGAGCCTGCCATTGTCGTGCCTAACGACGCGCAGACCTTCACCGTTGGCCAGGACGGCACCGTGTCGATCACCACCGCCGGCAACCCGGCTGCACAGGTGATCGGCAACATCCAGACCGCCGACTTCATCAACCCGGCCGGCCTGCAGGCGATCGGCGACAACCTGTTCCTCGAGACCGCCGCCAGTGGCGCGCCTCAGGTCGGCACCCCAGGCCTGAACGGTTTTGGCACCACCTTGCAGCAGACGCTGGAGAACTCCAACGTCAGTACCGTGGAAGAGCTGGTGAACATGATCACCACTCAGCGTGCCTACGAGATGAACTCCAAAGTCATTTCCACGGCCGACCAGATGCTGTCGTTCGTTACTCAACAGCTCTAA
- the flgH gene encoding flagellar basal body L-ring protein FlgH: MNRLLSVFALGGAVLLAGCVAPTPKPNDPYYAPVLPRTPLPAAANNGSIYQAGFEQNLYSDRKAFRVGDIITITLNERTSASKNAGSQIAKTSKTDIGLTSLFGSTPNTNNPFGGGDLSLEAGYSGDRATKGDSKATQGNTLTGSITVTVAEVLPNGIIAVRGEKWLTLNTGEELVRIAGMVRADDIATDNTVPSTRVADARITYSGTGSFADASQPGWLDRFFISPLWPF; this comes from the coding sequence ATGAATCGTCTGTTGTCCGTTTTCGCCCTGGGGGGGGCGGTGTTGCTGGCAGGTTGCGTCGCACCGACGCCCAAGCCCAACGACCCGTACTATGCGCCGGTGTTGCCGCGCACCCCGTTGCCGGCAGCGGCCAACAACGGTTCGATCTACCAGGCCGGTTTCGAGCAGAACCTGTACAGCGACCGCAAGGCGTTCCGGGTGGGTGACATCATCACCATCACGCTCAATGAGCGCACGTCCGCCAGCAAGAACGCGGGCTCGCAGATCGCCAAGACCAGCAAGACCGACATCGGCCTGACTTCGCTGTTTGGTAGCACGCCCAACACCAATAATCCGTTCGGTGGCGGTGACCTTTCGCTGGAGGCCGGTTATAGCGGCGATCGCGCGACCAAGGGCGACAGCAAGGCCACCCAGGGCAACACGCTGACCGGTTCGATCACCGTCACCGTGGCCGAGGTACTGCCCAACGGCATCATCGCCGTGCGCGGCGAGAAGTGGCTGACCCTGAACACCGGCGAAGAGCTGGTGCGCATTGCCGGCATGGTTCGCGCTGACGATATCGCCACCGACAACACCGTGCCGTCCACCCGTGTGGCCGACGCGCGCATCACCTACTCCGGTACCGGTTCGTTCGCCGATGCCAGCCAGCCCGGGTGGCTGGACCGCTTCTTCATCAGCCCGCTTTGGCCTTTCTGA
- a CDS encoding flagellar basal body P-ring protein FlgI — MFNVRQLIATTLLLSCAFAAQAERLKDIASISGVRSNQLIGYGLVVGLNGTGDQTTQTPFTLQTFNNMLSQFGIKVPAGSGNVQLKNVAAVSVHADLPPFAKPGQVVDITVSSIGNSKSLRGGSLLMTPLKGIDGNVYAIAQGNLVVGGFDAEGRDGSKITVNVPSAGRIPGGASVERAVPSGFNQGNTLTLNLNRPDFTTAKRIVDKVNDLLGPGVAQAVDGGSVRVSAPMDPSQRVDYLSILENLEIDPGQAVAKVIINSRTGTIVIGQNVKVSPAAVTHGSLTVTITEDPIVSQPGAFSNGQTAVVPRSRVNAEQEAKPMFKFGPGTTLDEIVRAVNQVGAAPGDLMAILEALKQAGALQADLIVI; from the coding sequence ATGTTCAACGTGAGGCAGCTGATTGCCACAACCCTGCTTTTGTCCTGCGCCTTCGCTGCCCAGGCCGAGCGTCTGAAGGACATTGCCAGCATCTCTGGCGTACGTTCCAACCAGTTGATTGGTTACGGCCTGGTGGTGGGCCTCAATGGCACGGGTGACCAGACCACCCAGACGCCGTTCACCCTGCAAACCTTCAACAACATGCTGTCGCAATTCGGCATCAAGGTGCCGGCCGGTTCCGGCAACGTGCAGCTGAAGAACGTTGCCGCAGTGTCGGTGCATGCCGACCTGCCACCGTTCGCCAAGCCGGGCCAGGTGGTGGACATCACCGTGTCGTCGATCGGTAACTCGAAGAGCCTGCGCGGCGGCAGCCTGTTGATGACCCCGCTCAAGGGTATCGACGGCAACGTTTACGCCATTGCCCAGGGCAACCTGGTCGTGGGTGGCTTTGACGCCGAGGGCCGTGACGGCTCGAAGATCACTGTCAACGTGCCGTCGGCTGGCCGTATCCCGGGTGGTGCCAGTGTCGAGCGTGCGGTACCGAGCGGCTTCAACCAGGGCAATACCCTGACCCTGAACCTCAATCGCCCCGACTTCACGACCGCCAAGCGCATCGTGGACAAGGTCAACGACCTGCTCGGCCCTGGCGTGGCCCAGGCCGTTGATGGTGGTTCGGTAAGGGTCAGCGCGCCGATGGACCCAAGCCAGCGCGTGGATTATCTGTCGATCCTCGAAAACCTCGAAATCGACCCGGGCCAGGCGGTGGCCAAGGTCATCATCAACTCGCGTACCGGCACTATCGTCATCGGCCAGAACGTCAAGGTGTCGCCGGCGGCGGTTACCCACGGCAGCCTGACCGTGACCATCACCGAAGACCCGATCGTCAGCCAGCCGGGGGCCTTCTCCAATGGCCAGACTGCCGTGGTGCCACGCTCGCGGGTCAATGCCGAGCAGGAAGCCAAGCCGATGTTCAAGTTCGGCCCAGGCACCACGCTGGATGAAATCGTCCGCGCGGTGAACCAGGTGGGCGCAGCGCCCGGCGACCTGATGGCGATCCTCGAAGCCTTGAAACAGGCCGGCGCCTTGCAGGCCGACCTGATCGTGATCTGA
- the flgJ gene encoding flagellar assembly peptidoglycan hydrolase FlgJ, producing MNIKSQVSVSADSGAYTDLNRLSALKHGDRDSEANVRKVAQEFESLFISEMLKASRKASDVLADDNPMNTETVKQYRDMYDQQLAVSMSREGGGIGLQDVLVRQLTKGRSASINTSPFPRVDSGGPALWGNKVAEPAHAMASSATRNDVAALNARRLALPSKLTDRLLAGIVPSAETANNAAVPARDGQAVAKAFAVPDNGLRIVGRAVAQPPLAPNKAFTDSDAFVATMLPMAEQAARRIGVDPRYLVAQAALETGWGKSVMRNSDGSSSHNLFGIKATGNWQGEQARAITSEFRDGQFVKETAAFRSYDSYQDSFHDLVTLLQSNARYQGALDAADNPEQFARELQKAGYATDPGYAKKIISIAQQMQSTPQYAMAGRTTNL from the coding sequence ATGAATATCAAAAGCCAGGTATCCGTTAGTGCCGACAGCGGCGCCTACACCGACCTCAACCGTCTGAGTGCCCTCAAGCACGGCGATCGCGACAGCGAAGCCAATGTGCGCAAGGTGGCCCAGGAATTCGAGTCGCTGTTCATCAGCGAAATGCTCAAGGCCTCGCGCAAGGCCAGTGACGTGCTGGCCGACGACAACCCGATGAACACCGAAACGGTCAAGCAGTACCGCGACATGTACGACCAGCAGTTGGCCGTGAGCATGTCCCGCGAAGGTGGCGGCATCGGCTTGCAGGACGTGCTGGTGCGCCAGCTGACCAAGGGCCGCAGTGCGTCGATCAATACCAGCCCGTTCCCGCGCGTCGATAGCGGTGGCCCGGCATTGTGGGGCAACAAGGTGGCGGAGCCAGCGCATGCCATGGCCTCGTCCGCTACGCGCAACGACGTTGCTGCACTCAACGCGCGGCGCCTGGCCCTGCCAAGCAAACTCACCGACCGCCTGTTGGCCGGTATCGTGCCGTCGGCGGAAACTGCCAATAACGCCGCCGTGCCTGCCCGTGACGGTCAGGCAGTAGCCAAGGCCTTCGCCGTGCCGGACAACGGCCTGCGCATTGTCGGCCGTGCCGTGGCCCAGCCACCGCTGGCGCCGAACAAGGCTTTCACCGACAGCGACGCCTTCGTCGCCACCATGCTGCCAATGGCCGAGCAGGCCGCCAGGCGCATTGGTGTCGACCCGCGCTACCTGGTGGCCCAGGCCGCGCTGGAAACCGGTTGGGGCAAGTCGGTGATGCGCAACAGCGACGGCAGCAGCAGCCACAACCTGTTCGGCATCAAAGCCACCGGCAACTGGCAAGGCGAGCAGGCGCGGGCGATCACCAGCGAATTCCGCGATGGCCAGTTCGTCAAGGAAACCGCGGCGTTCCGCAGCTACGACTCCTACCAGGACAGCTTCCACGATCTCGTTACCTTGCTGCAGAGCAATGCTCGCTATCAAGGTGCGCTGGATGCGGCCGATAACCCTGAGCAGTTTGCAAGAGAGCTGCAAAAAGCAGGTTATGCGACCGACCCGGGCTATGCGAAGAAGATCATCAGCATCGCCCAGCAAATGCAGTCAACCCCGCAATACGCCATGGCTGGCAGAACCACGAACTTATAA